Genomic window (Cydia amplana chromosome 11, ilCydAmpl1.1, whole genome shotgun sequence):
CTTATTGTTCCATGATATGACATTGATATCATTCTCGTGAGCATTTTCGGCAGTCAACATGCAGGCTTTGGTTGGCGCCGCTCTTGTGTCCCATATCCTGATTGTTTTGTCAACAGAACATGAAGCCAACACATTTCTGAAAAAATAGAAATTGAATAACTTTTTAGATTACTTTTTAAACTGTGGCTTACAAGCCTTCTAATCTTCTAAGATATTGAATTGAACTGAATCTGGCTTAAAGGAAGGAAGCGGGAGGACCAAATGCTATACAATCTTGTCCGATAAAAAATACGAGAGATCTGTAGGTTTGGCCGTGACCCTTGTTTCAACAAGTTTAGATAGCCTGTCTTAGATGATGGCACAGACAGTAGACACGGGTTTAGGGTCCCCAAAATTATGAATAATGTTGTATAGTGTAAGCAAAAATAGCAATTACATTacttagaatattttaataagtattttttgttaccTTTCATTTGGTGACCACTGCAAGTCTTCAACAGAACTAGTGTGTCCCACAAGAGGCCTTTGATCAACATCCCATGTGCCAGCCTCATTGGGTTTCCAGATGTGAATGTCTCTTCTGCAATCTCCAGTAGCTAGTACCTAAAATTATATTGATATGATTAGTGACAAATGTGTAAAGTTTGGACTTAAAAGATGAGTTATTTAGATATATGAACTGCAATGATTGTAAGAACATGCTAATAATTAGGGCCTGAATTACATGGCATGACAACATGTTCTAAACTTTCAGCCATTGTGACAACCTGAAGATTTTTAATATTCTTATGCTTTATTTATAGTACTGCTTTTTCATAATACATGAAGGTGTTACAATCATACGGTAAGTGGTAGGTAGGAAGTCTCCAGTGCCATGCAACAGCATATAATATTTTAGCAATTATTCTATTTAAATCTATACACATTTCAGATGTCTAACAGTTAACATGTTAACTGATCATTATAGACCTTACAGCTTTACAATAAAGTTCACAAATGGTCAGTTAACTGTTTGCAAATTTTATGATTATAACTCATAAAATTAGGTTATTCCTTTGCTCAAGAGTCCTGGTATCTCTTGCAGTCAAAGAAGAATGTTAAAAGTGTTAAAAGAAGTGTTGCTCTGGAGTATAAATAGATGTGGACTAAGTTGTGTTTACTGAAAAACTTACCCCCATTTCAGTTGGACACCAATCTATGCCAAAGCCCTCTTGTTGATGTCCAGTAAATGAATACAGAGGCTTGACCGGGTTGTTCACGGTGTCTAGATTATAGCGCTCAAGTAGGGCAGGGTCGTCCACGGCTTGCAGTTGTTGTGTTATGTTCCAGATGTCTACTCTACCTAATTCTGACCAGCTTGCAGCTAATACTGAGTTTTTGAAGTTTGATGTCTGCAATTTAAAGacttattcaatatttttaacacATTTACTTACTGattttaatgcaattttttGGAGGAAGGAATAAAAAAGGTCTTTATTCAGCATGCATACCAGAGAAACTTTGATGAAGAAGTTAAATTTGAGTTATGTTGAGGTTTTaagtttaatgtaatttttatgagGCTGAGTACACAAAAGAACATGGCCAAAATCAATGGTCAACTTTACATTACTTAAGTTTTTCAagcatataattaataataatatatcgtcTGTCTAAcataatgcaattttttttacagtttacCCTAATTCTATTGACACAGCCCTGGTGCTTGATGAAGGAGAAGGTCATCTGTGGCTTCTTTTCCTcgtcctcatcatcatcatcttcctcgtcaGACTCCTCGTCCTCCTCTGCCTCGGGTTTGGATGTCGGGTGCAGGTTTGACATCTTTACAACTAGAATACTGAATTAACATATAATGATGAATTTAGGGACACAATAATTATAACAGTGtatattaaggggcccactgattaacagtccgccggacggcatcagcctgtcagttagaacaaaaagttgacagttccgaactgacaggccaataggTACTGTCCgtcggactgttaatcagtgggccccttaatgttGGGAATATCGAAATTTGGAACTTCTAATACATAATTCATAGttcataatttgtttatttgcgTAAGATAGTAATATTGGTCTTAATCATAACATATAATGTAGTCAAATCTTAATCCTTTGATAAAACCGTTTTACCCAAATACTTACTGGTTCAAGTGGGCACTAGAAGCTTGCGTGCCGGACACCAGGTAAGCGGTCATTGGGTACTGTTCCCTGTTACTCCCCAGGTTATCATTGACTATATCGAAGCTCAGACATGGGGCGCCAGTCTGTGCCTGGTGCAGCATCACGTACGCCGACTGATCGCACACTAGCTGTTCATCCTCCTTAAGCGGTTGACCCGGCAGGTAAGTCTTAGGTTCGTCACTGTCACCACCTTCTTCATCCATgctttcatcttcactctcacTAGAGCTCGCGTCCATCTTTTCTTCGTTCAAAGACATTTTCACTTTAATATGCttaaaaaattgcgaaaattaaagaaaacacgTGGTGCGCGCAGCGCAATATTTTAGAATGTAGACTTGACGTTCAAATgtcactgtcagtgtcaaaaaaccGTTCGGAAATTTAGAGACCAGCTGTATTTTCCTTTACATGAATTTTAATAAACTACTCTTTTGAATTTGTGCAAACATGAGTTGCTTCGTTGCTTCTCTGTTTTTCAACACGAAAGGGATGAAATACGAAGAATGGCataaataaagtccgtcaaccaaatcttgtcagtagtaaaaggcggcaaatttgaaaaatcgcgggttagcaacactgtgttcgaataattccaaaatgcgtgtcatctgtgttttatctgtggaatgtggaccgtgaatgacagccgtcaccttatttgttttcatttggttttcattctgaatcgtttctgtttcaagagatatttctgctgtcaccattaaataccaatacattaaataagaataagcaaagctaaggggcctataatgtacaatcatgctcgttgatggtaaacattactaaaaattgaggttatgacaagtacatactggaagaactctttcgaacttttaagattatgttcagtttttttgttttagggttaaaaggcataaataaaattaaaacgtatgcctaaatctatccaacaagaccataaattgtgtcctggaaaccgtccataggcccacatgtctaatattttcaacaatcagttgtgactatttacaaagatgcaatagaatactacagagtattatgcttggttgaagtgacccggtaacattggtaacttcattatattttttcaattaatgacctgaattatagtgtaagctaaagtgacccttatcttatttacctttcaattaaataaacacccaaatatcagttgttttatttttaatatgtaatcctattgtacaatatataccaatcaaaaaaattacacaggtatgtcatattcatccagaagagtacactaattttcattaacaagtggcatattatattgtaaataacaaatatatgcactatctaattatctgcattttgatatgattttattttagtaaactttagaagacatagatagggaacaaagagaatataagcactacgatagggcgttgttttttgatatcttcaaatttgttcatcattttgattaacattgttttaacatcgcttttaaattttttttttttttttttttgttagaatggcttttgctgccagggcactttgccaatgtcaagtttagttataatataaggaCAAACTGAGGAGTGCACCTAATATGATTTAGcccagaattttgaatttagagaattatacacttataaaaatagttttaataatataacattagcAATAAACACATATATAGCTGAACAtacataagaaatatttatagacttatattatttttatcaataaaatatgccaACAGTTTTAATACATTGGGTTCAGAACTAGCCAGAAGAGATTTGACATTACAGGGGAGGCAGACTTTGAATTTTATCAAGAGATCGTATAAAGAAAGACGGTTCAACGGACATTCGAAAAATATATGTTCAATTGTACCTACACCATACCCACATTGGCATTCCGGGCTACCTTTTACATTAATTCCGGAGAAACTCCGGAGAGCACACATGACCCATTCTAAGGCGAATCAGAACACTTGTTACTTTTTTTTGAACCTATGTTTATAAAACCAAGGTTtacgataaatatttttttgaatttgaaagaaTTGTAATTTGTTATTAGAAACCCAAAGATCCGACCAAACAGAAAGTAGCTTTGATGACGAAACTACGTCCAAGTCCTTACTGAAGCATTTAAAAAAGGACCTACTACCATTTGTAGCCGCCTCTTTGGCAGCTTCATCTGCTTTTTCGTTACCGTGGATTCCTTTGTGGCTTGGAATCCATGATAACTGTACTTCTAAATTTAACAAGTGGCAAGAAAAAAGAGCTTCTTTAATTAGGCAAATTATAGGGGCTTTTGAGCAATTTTTGATAGAATTACAGGTAATGGCCTGGATCGAGCTTAAACTATCAGAAAAGATTACCGATTTGGGCACCTTGAGttctattatatatttaactgcTTTCAAAATGGCTACGCATTCTCCGGTGAAGATAGAGCAAACTGAGGGAAGTTGAAATTTGCGGGTTGTCATCAAATTATCATGAATGAAGGCACATCCAACTAAACTATTGTTAGATTTTGAAGCATCCGAGAAGAGTAAATCCCATTCCTGCCACTTAGTTCTTACTGAAGACAGGAATCTGTCATTGACGTCAGTCGAACTACGGTTGACGCCAATGTTCACTGATTTCTGCTGGAACGTGAGGGCCTCGAAAGGAACTGTATAAATGGGGATCTTAGAGAATTTAGTTAAGggaacctcaatattatttaatctaacTAGACTGGTAACAAGATTTGGTTTTGGTCTTCTCAGCCATAACCGATTCACATCAACATGGGATTGTAATATTTGAAGCTTTGGGAAGATAGGGTGGTTTTCTAATTGAGCAACACGGAATAAATATCTATCAGCTAGATACTGACGACGAATCTTTAAGGGGGGATCAGCGCATTCTACTTGAAGCGCTCTAATGGGGGAAGATCTCATGGCACCGGTAACTATTCTGAGGGCTTTAGATTGGATCCTATCTAGTTTCTTAAGATCTTTTTTGCGACACGGCTCAATTATAATAGAACCGAAATCGAGAAGAGACCTGACTAAGGCGTTATATAATAATTTCTGAGAATATGGGTGGGCTCCCCACCAGGAGCCAGATAGGGCCcggattatatttaaatttttttcacaCTTTCCAATTGAACTTTTAATATGTTCGATCCATGATAATTTGGAATCAAAGATAACACCTAGAAATTTTACATTACTATGGACCGGGATGATTTGAGAACGAAAAAACACATTAATAGGAGGGCAATTTCGGCCTCTGAAAAAGACTAGAGCTGAGCTCTTAGAAGGAGACAAGTCTAAACCATGGGCCTCTAGCCAAAGACCCAGAGAGGCGAGAGAATTGTTTATGTAATGGGTCGCATCAACGACGTTCCTATGAGCCGAATATATTGCAATGTCATCCGCATACTGGAGGATATTGCAATGCTGATTGATGGACTGATCTAAGTCAGAGGTATATATACTGTAAAGTAATGGACTTAAAACCGAGCCCTGTGGAAGACCTCTCCAAACAAGTTTTGAATTATCATGCATGTTAATTACTCTTAATGAAATTTTCCTGCCTGATAAGAGATTATTAATGAAAAGAACAACTTTCTCCGGAATTCTCATGGAACGCAGTTTCCTGCAGAGTACCGGGAGAAGAACATTGTCATAGGCAGAGGATATGTCAAGGAAAGCAGCAACAACGGCTTGCTTTTGAGAAAAAGCTATTCTGACATCTGTTGATAATAGAGCATGGCTATCAGTAACACTTCTTCCTTTTCTAAAACCAAATTGGGTCTCCGAGAGAAGCCCCGAGCTCTCAACATACCATTCCAATCTGTTTTTAAGCATATGCTCAACTATCTTGCATAGAACCGAGGAGAGAGCAATGGGACGATAAGAGCTGAAGTTCTCAGGATCTTTTCCCGGTTTCAGGATAGGGAGAATGATTTGAAGCTTCCACAATTCAGGGACATCACCTGActcaaaagttttattaattaaatccaAATAGAAATTAAGGCACGCTGGGCCAGCTTTTTTCAAGAAAGAGTAAACAATACCATCAGAGCCTGGGGATGAGTCAGTTACTGCAGCAAGAGCCGTTTTGAGTTCATCTAAACTAAAATCCTTATCCAATAAATTGTCCGATTTGTTAAAAGAGTAAGTAGCTGGAATATCGAGCTCATTAGGAGCAGTAGGAGGAgctagtttatttaaaaaatcatttgtCCAGTTGAGAGACGATCCAGAGGCTGTTACAGGAGCAATGCCTCTGCGAAATCTTCGTATATTCCCCCATACTGTCGTAGAGGGAGTGGAGGGGGAAATAGATTCGCAAAACGAGTTCCAACCATCAGATTTCTTGGTTGAGAGAATTTTACGACATTTCGCTCTAATTTTTTTGAACTTGATGTAGTTTtcaatagttatatttttagcgTATTCTAATTCAGCCTTATTTCGTTCTTTTACCGCGGCAGAACACTCTGAGTCCCACCATGATTGAGAAGGTTTATTATTACGACGGACAAAGGGTTTTTTGAGAGGGATAGATTCCTCTGCTGATTTGTGGATAGCAGAGACGAATGACTCGTGAGCAGAATTTAAGCTTGGGTGGGTGACAGAGAACAGGATCTGAATGTTGTCATCCAAAGTGGAAGAATATTTATCCCAGTCTGCTTTCCCTAGTCTATATTTTAGTAACGGAGGAAGAGAGGCTGAAGGATTAAGGTTTCCGGGTAAGGAAATAAATATAGGGAAATGATCACTATTGTGAGATAGTAAAGAGATATTCCATGATAATTGAGGGGCTAAATTGGAGGAACATAGAGTTAAATCCACTGCTGAGGAAAACTGATTTGGGGCCGTACGTCTAGTTGGTCTGCCATCATTCAGACAACAAAGGTTCAATTTATCCAATAAACCAAGTAAATACCTGCCATTTCTATCAGAAGTGCCTGAACCCCAACACGTATGGTGACAGTTCAGATCACCCATAATAACAATCGGATTGGGAATATTCTTTATTATAGAGTAGAATTCGTTCAGATTGGCTATAGAAGGATGTGGAATGTAAATTGAGACataagaaatattattaatgcTGGCTGCAACAATATAAATGTCGTTAGAGTGAACGGGAATTTGTATGTGGTGGAAGGGGATTTTGTTATGAATTAAAAGGGCGGAACCATCCCACCCATCTATCCTATCATCTCTTAGCGCTAAAAACCCCGGCAATTTAAAGAATTGCTGGGGTTTAAGCCAAGATTCGCTTATGGCAAAAAGCATTGGATTATATTTGTTGCAAAGGAATGATAATTccgattttttgtttaaaatactaCGCGAATTCCATTGCACTGCCGTACACATCTTGTAGTCTTTTGTTAAGCAATACACACAGGGATTCTATTTTAGGAGCAGCGTGGTACGGTAAATTGTCTAAACTAAGGAGCATTAGCAAGGTAGTTAAAAGAGAATCTAGAATTTTGTCATCTAGTTGAGCTTTCCCGCGGAAAGCGTTTTGGGGTTGACGGATAGTCGGAGGAGAGAAAGAGTTGGCACTGTCAAAATGATTCTCTAGGTCTGCGTTCGGCTTTTCGCGGAGAGCGCAACCATTTACAGGATCAGGGATtctgtaactatttattaatgctTGATGGGCTACCTTGTCATATCCCGGTTGAAGAGGAGCTCTGGGTTTCCTGGTGATAGTAACGGTTTTCTTGTAGGATGATGGAGTAGCAGATTCGGCAATTTCAGCGTAGGATCGTTTTGATGAGGGGAAGAGATGAGAGGCTTCACTGAATGATATGGCCTCCTCCGACATAGCAGCTTTGATTTTATGTTGACGGTTGTATTCTGGGCATTTTTTATCGTCAGCTGAATGGGCACCAGAGCAGAAAAGGCATACTACATCATTAAATGAAGTACACTGCGAACTTAAATGTGGCTGGCTGCATTTTGAGCAGCGGGGCTGAGATCTGCAGTGAGCCATAATATGACCATATCTGCAGCATTGCCGGCATTGGATTACcggcaaattgtatttttcggtAATAAAAGAGTTGTGGAAAAGGTACACTCTCTGGGGAATTTTTTGTCCATCGATTGTTACGACTACTGTTTCCGTGGGGACCCATTCGTGGCCTTCACTTACCTTTTTTTTAGCATTGAGTCGCCTCGccttaattatttttccaaatCCTTCGGGCGTTATCATGCCCGCTACTAATTCTTCGATGGTCAGATCTTTGGGCACATGTCGAATGATAAACAATCTTGCCACGTTGAAAGTCGGGATAAACGCAAGGTAACGAGAGTTCTCTTTATTAACTATTTCTAGGAACCTGTTAGCAGAAACACCGTTAACAAAGTCAAGGCATAACCGATTCCTGCCCACCTTACGGATTCCCCCCTCAAGCAAACCTTTAACGTTAATAGAGCACAAATATTGCCCAAATTTCACGGGGTGAAGTGAAACGTCATGTGTATTATCGGGAGATAGATCTAACTTCATTTGCACGTGAATCACATACGGACCAACGTCCGATTGGGTGTAGCACTGCCTACCAATGGGGGGTGATGCTGATGCTTGAATCTTCGAAGATTGacctacttttgtttttttaggaATGTCAGACGAGATCTCTTTTAAATTAATCGCGGATCTTTTGAGGGAAGACGATTTGGCCATTACGTATTCTTCTTCCATATCAGGAGAGATTGATGATTCACGGTCTGCCGCCGGAGGACTTTGCGGGGAGTTTGACGCAAGATTAATGGCCGCCATGGCCGGCCCGGGTGATGGGTTAGAAGAACCCATCACTCTGCCGGCCATATGAGAACAATCTGAACCCAACAAAatgcaataaatatataataattggacaaataaataaataaaatactatttgcaTAAAATCCGCCCCTagaatgaataaatataaaaatttgggccgaaaatattttaaacgtcaCTACCCTTCCCGCACTCCAAAAGATAcccgcttttaaattgtccgtccatgtttcaaattttttcaataaaccgcgagtgacaatttgaattgacgtacgcagggcgcgctcagcggaaaaaaaaatattttggttcgatgtacattgctgcttttcttagcgcaatactgctctttgagtgttgccctactttagtttgctttacattgctactgacaagatttggttgacggactatacaaCCAAATGAGTCGCTTTCTAACATGATTTTTGTTTGTCATATCTATTTATGAGAAGAAAAATACAGCTCGTCACTTCCTAAGCTATTCGAGTAATATGTTAAAACGTtgaaaaattcataaatataatGTCAAAAATTGACGTCCTTCATCGAGATCGAGGTTTTAGTACGGCAACACGGCAAGTACggttaggttatgtttgtgTTTGTTTAAATCAAAGTTATGCgttaatttttatataattatggcTCTCCAGTGTTGGAAACTAATACGCCTTGTAAGGAACGCTGCATTAATTCCGCGGAACGTCAATTGTCATACAGAGGCATTGCAAAACAAAGTTATGAAACGTAAAGAATACCGAACagaaaataatttcatatattTGGAAGACCCAGACACTTTTGGCACTCTTGCCggtaaaaaaaatcacgaagtTCTCCTGGAAGATGAAGGAGATATTAAGGAAGAAAAGTTTTTGAAAGATCGACCACTCAAATCCCAGATTCTGACAACAAAACAGTATGCTGATTTGATTAAGCAGTATTTGGAACGCAAAAGAATAAAAGAAGCTATAGACGTTTTAGAGGTAAGAATGCTGAAGGAAGATAGGGCGACACCTGAAAACTACATTTACAACATACTAATCGGGGCTTGTGCTGATGTAGGATATACTAAGAAAGCCTTCAAACTATTCAATGACATGAAGCGACGGGCCTTGAAGCCCACTGGTGATACATATACATGCTTATTTAATGCCTGTGCTAATAGTCCATGGCCTGAAAATGGTCTTAAACATGCCCAGCATCTCAGAACACTTATGATTGAGAAGGGAATAGAACCAAACTTAACAAATTACAATGCTATGATCAAGGCATTCGGTCGGTGTGGAGACTTACCAACAGCTTTTCAAATTgttgatgaaatgatatcaaagaaaatcaaaataagaGTGCACACATTTAACCATCTACTACAAGCCTGTATATCTGACAACAATAGTGGTTTAAGGCATGCACTGGTTGTTTGGAGGAAAATGTTGAAAATGAGGGAAAAACCAAACATATTCTCTTTTAATCTGATGCTGAAATGTGTTAAAGACTGTCAATTAGGCACAGCACAAGAAATTCATGAATTAATTGGAATAATTCAGGACCATATCATACCAAATACTGTGATATTGAGTGCAGTTCAGAACAATTCAAGCCTTGAAGCTGGGAACAGGAATGCCAAAAGAAAACAATTACCAGAAAATCATACTGTTGATAACAACAAAAAAGATTTAGATATAAGTTATGAGGTTCCAAATACTGATTTAAAAGAAGAGGCATTATCTCATACAGAAAATGAAGATATGCCTATAGAAATTGTGAACAAGAGTATACAAACATTGCCCAAAATTGATGAAAGAACATCACCTAATCTCCTTTCCAGGTCATTAAAAATGGAGCAGGTGCTAGCATTAAAGGAAATTCAGTCGGTTCAAGACAAATTTGCTGTTGTTGGTGGGCAAGATGATTTTCTAAAGGAAATGGCAGTTTACTCTGTGAAGCCCGATATAAAGACATTTACACAAATGTTGCCATTGTTGGAAGAAACGAAAGAAGCAGAACTAAAACTACTTGAAACAATTAAATCTTCTGATGTCATAGCTGATATAGATTTTTACAACATGCTTATtaagaagagatgtctacgatcAGATTACATTGGTGCTTTTGTAAGTGTAATATTatcttttaatacaattttttaaattGCTAACAAATGTGTAAAAAACAATACCATGAAAAGTTCGCATTTGTCTGCTGCAGTTTTAACTGCATAGTACAGTGTACACAACTAAGAttaacaaatataagatattgttATTCAAATATTTCCAATACATA
Coding sequences:
- the LOC134652087 gene encoding glutamate-rich WD repeat-containing protein 1, yielding MSLNEEKMDASSSESEDESMDEEGGDSDEPKTYLPGQPLKEDEQLVCDQSAYVMLHQAQTGAPCLSFDIVNDNLGSNREQYPMTAYLVSGTQASSAHLNHILVVKMSNLHPTSKPEAEEDEESDEEDDDDEDEEKKPQMTFSFIKHQGCVNRIRTSNFKNSVLAASWSELGRVDIWNITQQLQAVDDPALLERYNLDTVNNPVKPLYSFTGHQQEGFGIDWCPTEMGVLATGDCRRDIHIWKPNEAGTWDVDQRPLVGHTSSVEDLQWSPNERNVLASCSVDKTIRIWDTRAAPTKACMLTAENAHENDINVISWNNKEPFIASGGDDGFLHIWDLRQFTNKTPVGTFKHHTAPVTSVEWHWAEPSVLASAGEDNQVALWDLAVERDDEEVVDEELKNLPPQLLFIHQGQTDIKELHWHKQIPGVIVTTAHTGFNIFKTISV
- the LOC134652489 gene encoding pentatricopeptide repeat-containing protein 1, mitochondrial encodes the protein MALQCWKLIRLVRNAALIPRNVNCHTEALQNKVMKRKEYRTENNFIYLEDPDTFGTLAGKKNHEVLLEDEGDIKEEKFLKDRPLKSQILTTKQYADLIKQYLERKRIKEAIDVLEVRMLKEDRATPENYIYNILIGACADVGYTKKAFKLFNDMKRRALKPTGDTYTCLFNACANSPWPENGLKHAQHLRTLMIEKGIEPNLTNYNAMIKAFGRCGDLPTAFQIVDEMISKKIKIRVHTFNHLLQACISDNNSGLRHALVVWRKMLKMREKPNIFSFNLMLKCVKDCQLGTAQEIHELIGIIQDHIIPNTVILSAVQNNSSLEAGNRNAKRKQLPENHTVDNNKKDLDISYEVPNTDLKEEALSHTENEDMPIEIVNKSIQTLPKIDERTSPNLLSRSLKMEQVLALKEIQSVQDKFAVVGGQDDFLKEMAVYSVKPDIKTFTQMLPLLEETKEAELKLLETIKSSDVIADIDFYNMLIKKRCLRSDYIGAFEIKEMIENETKRRKRKYGLKKKYELKKNIMTYGVLAMACDTKEKAECLLVEMKEEQLKVNIEILGSMLRQGTVACQFEYITYIMKYVKDENLKPNGLFIKHLESFIEKCTDKMQKTAKGSYKCSPEFVKSFKKFADHYNKWLKQFDIDSTLAEEHPWKQFQEPYPETVQHQNFTIKEPKRFFKRDRKFFKYTSKL